TTATCGAGACTATCGCCAATGGTAATGACATCATCCTGAAAAAATATTTTATAAGCAGGGCTAAGTTTGTCTAAAGCGTAAAAATCGGAGGTTTTTTTGCCAAAGTCTGCAAAAAACTTATCAAAGATATCTGGCATCCAATACCAACTTGGTCCCATATCAAAAGTAAAGCCATCTTTTTTTAGTTGTCTCGCCCTACCACCTACGGTATTATTTTTTTCATAGATGCTAACGTCAAAACCCGCCTTTGCTAGATAACAAGAGGCCGATAAGGAGGAAAATCCTGATCCTATGACAATAATTTTACGGTTCATAAATTATTTTGAGTGTAAATAACTTAATTCAGTTCTTTAATAATTTTTTCTAAAGAATTGAATTTTTTAATATTTGGTGTTAAATCTTCTTCTTTTAGGAATTGAGTTTGATGTCCAAGAATCCATAGTGTAAAATCATAATTTTCTCCTATTTTGGCATTGAATGTCTCAATATATTTATGAATTTTACTTTTATTCGGTTCTACAGTGAAATAAGATACAAAATGTACATTCGAACAATAACCCATTAAATCTTTTAAAGATTCGATTGGAATTGTTTGACCTAAATAAATAGTTTTATATCCTTTTAAGGTTATTTCATAGTTTAAATAAAGTAGCCCAATATCATGAATTTCGTTATCCGGGAGAAACAATACAAAGGTTTTATCGGTTTTAACCGGTTCAGTCCTCTGAAGTTTTTCGGTATTAATGATAATTTTTTGTTTAATTAAATTGGTAATAAAATGTTCGTGAGACGGACTAATCGTATCGGTCTGCCATAAAATTCCCAATTCATTCAACAAAGGAATAAATACTTCATAAAATAAATCTCTAAAAGAGCTTTCCTCTAATAGCTTATTATAAGTACTTGAAAATTGGGTAGCATCAAAATTTATCATGGCCATCTTAAAAGAATTAATGGCATGATTCTTAACCGTTTTTTTAGAAATAACTTCCTTAACGGTTTCAGGTATTTCTGTTTCCGATAATTCTGCTATTTTTGATATTTTATATCCGTTATTGTATAGTAAGGTAATATTTAATAATTTTTGAAGGCTTTTTAGGCTATACGTACGAATATTGGTGGTTGTCCTTTCAGGACTAAATAAATGGTACCTTTTCTCCCAAATACGAATAGTGTGCGCTTTTATTCCAGATAAATTTTCTAAATCTCGAATACTAAAAGTTTTTTTTACGTTGTTCATGTATTTTTATAAAAGGTTAAACAAATTTACGATTTTTTACCGTTCCAAAGTTAAAATGCCGTTAATTTTTGAGAATTTATATCGTAAAGCGCAGATTTGTTTAAATAAAAAACCATTTAAGAGAGTCTTAAATGGTTTTTGTGCCCACGACTAGATTCGAACTAGCACGTCCTTGCGAACACCACCCCCTCAAGGTGGCATGTCTACCAATTTCACCACGTGGGCCATACCAGTGCAAATTTAATAAAGTTTTAAACAATCATCATTCATTTAAAAGGAATATTATTTTTTGTTTAAACTTGGAACAACCGGAATATAATTTTTTTTTAGACGAAGTCAATGTAGCTCCACTTTTTTAGGTGCAGAACACTAGTTTTTCCTTGTTAACCTTCTCCCTTGTTGCTTTAAGTGGCTCAGGTTTTCACGATTCAATGCGTGTAACAATTGATCTAAAACCAAAATTCAATGTATCTTTAGGGATATCATTTTTACTTACATATATTAGGGTATGTCTAACAGAAGAAAATTTATCAAAGCCTCTTTGCTCGGTACCGTGGGAGCCACAGCCTTGTCAAGTTTTAAAAATACAGGTGAACTGCTAGGTTCAGCCACAACCCCCACCTCAAATAATCAACTGAAACCACTTATTATTTCTACTTGGAATCATGGTTTACCCGCTAATGAAGAGACTTGGAAGAACTTAAAAAATGGAACATCAACCATAGATGCTATCGAAGCAGGTATGCGAATTCCGGAGGCAGATCCAAAAATACGGAGTGTTGGTTATGGTGGTTTTCCCGACAGAGAAGGAAAAGTAACCCTAGATGCTTGTATTATGGATCATCATAGTGATTGTGGAGCTGTATCTTTTTTACAAGGTATAAAACACCCTATTTCTGTAGCTAAAAAAGTCATGCAGAAGACTTCTCACGTGATGCTATCAGGCGAAGGTGCGCTTCAGTTTGCTTTATCAGAAGGCTTTGAAGAAGAAAATTTATTGACCGATGAAGCTAAAAAGGACTGGGAAAAATGGCTAGAAGCATCTAAATATAAGCCCGTCATAAATATGGAAAATCACGATACTATTAGTATGTTGGTTTTAGATGAAGATGGGAATATTTCAGGAGGATGTACCACCAGTGGTGCCGCTTGGAAAATGCATGGTCGAATAGGTGACTCGCCGATTATCGGAGCAGGATTGTTTTTAGATAATGAAATAGGTGCTGCTGCGGCCACAGGTTTAGGTGAAGCGGTTATTAGAACTGCCGGTAGCGCTATGGTAGTTGAATTAATGCGACAAGGAAAATCGCCTTACGAAGCCTGTAAAGAAATTGTAGAACGTATTTATACCAAACACAAAAATCATAAGGATATGGAATACCTCCAAGTTGGATTTATTGCCATCAATAAAAAAGGAGAACATGCGGGGTATAGCCTAAGATCTGGATTTAACTATGCGGTCTATGATGATAAAAAAGGAAATAGAATGGAAGATGCTCCATTTAAAATGGCATGGGAATAAGTGGTCATAAGTTAGGTATAATGGCTATAGTCACTTTGCCTTTGGTACCGCAGTTAAAAAAAGAACTACATGGCGGCAAAAGGGGGGATTAGACCATCTTTACAAAAAATGAAAGCCGTACTCCGTTTTATTCGTACCTGTCATGAGCATCTTAATGGTATAATTTCTCGAGGAAATCACAAATTGTCCTAGTTGTTTTGCCAAAAATAATTTTCCCTTTTTAGCCTAAAAATCAATTCAAATTATTACAGAGTTTCACAGAAAAAACCAAACCAATTAAACCTAAAGCAACGAAATAATGATGTCGAACACTTCAAAAGTAAAGAGTAATCTTGTTCCAATTCTGATTATAGGTGGTATGTTTTCCATTTTTGGATTTGTCACTTGGATAAATGGTGCTTTAATTCCATTTATGAAAACCTTAAATGAACTCACAGAAGCACAAGCTTATTTAGTGGCTTCTGCATCTTATATTTCATTTGTGGTGATGGCCTTGCCGGCATCCTACCTGATAAGCAAAATTGGCTATAAAAATGGCATGTCTTTAGGCTTATTGATAATGGCTTTGGGCGCCCTAGTCTTTATTCCTGCTGCGGACGCTCGCACCTATTGGCTGTTTTTACTGGCCATTTTTATTCAAGGCGTTGGGATGACGGTATGCCAAACTGCTGCCAATCCGTACATTACTATTTTAGGGCCCATAGAAAGTGGCGCCAAGCGCATGGCGATCATGGGCATTGCTAATAAAGTGGCGGGGGCTTTAGGCTCATTAATTTTTGGCGCCTTATTGCTATCTGGAATTGATGAAGTAAAGGAAAAATTAGCAACAGTGTCTTCAGGAGAAAAAGGAGCACTTTTAGATACTATGGCAGATAGTGTTCATACACCCTATTATGTTATGGCTACCGTGCTATTTATTTTGGCCTTGCTAATCAGACAAGCACCATTACCGCATGTGGAAGCCGAAGATGTGGAGGATACAACTTCAGGTAAAAGTACTAAAACAAGTATTTTTCAATTTCCCCACCTTTGGTTAGGGGTATTTGCCCTCTTTGTTTACGTGGGAGCAGAAGTTATCGCCGGTGATACGATAATATCGTACGGAATGTCTTTAGGGTTTACAGGTGAAGAAGCAAAGTATTTCACAACCTACACCTTAATGGCCATGGTGGTGACTTACGCATTAGGAGCGCTTTTAATTCCTAACTATTTAAAACAAGGTACGGCTTTAAAATTAAGTGCCCTTTTAGGTATCGTTTTTAGTGTTTGTATTTTGCTCACTACTGGTTTTACATCGGTCTTATTTGTAGCCGCTTTAGGCATTGCAAACGCATTAGTTTGGCCTGCCATTTGGCCTTTAACATTGGATGGCTTAGGTAAATTTACAAAAACAGCATCTGCCTTGTTAATTATGGCAATCTCCGGTGGTGCAATTATTCCTCCGCTATATGGAAGATTGGTCGATGCACAAAAAGCTGAACTTATAGCACAAGGCATAGAAACTGTTGAGGCAACCACAACAGCTGCAACATCGAGTTATTGGATTTTAATTCCCTGTTACACCATTATTCTGTTTTTTGCAGTTTGGGGACATAAAATTAAAAGCTGGAAGAAAAAATAATTACGACTCAGAATTACAAAAAAACAATTCTGAACGCTTACCCCAATGGAGTGGTATTTTTTTACCTACAAATCCTTGGTGACGAATTACAGAATTATGATTAACATTTTATACTAAACCTTATGTTGAAAAGCACTATAGATAAAGCTACTGGCTTTGAGAAAAGATTTGAAAATGTAGGAACTGTTGTTTATGAAAATTCTAAAGAAGCTTCAAAAGATATTGCACAAGAAATAGCAGCTCTTATACGCGTAAAACAATCACAAAAGCAGCCTTGCATTTTAGGATTAGCAACGGGTTCGTCTCCCAGGGGATTGTATGCGGAATTAATACGGCTGCACAAAGAAGAGGGGTTAAGCTTCAAGAATGTGATCTCGTTTAACTTAGATGAGTACTACCCCATGGAGCCAGATTCTGTGCATAGTTATGTGCGGTTTATGAAAGAACAATTATTTAATCATATCGACATTCTTCCTGAAAATTACCATATTCCCGATGGCACCTTATCTAAAGAAGAAATAGCCGAATATTGTGCGCATTACGAAGAGAAAATAAAGGCTGTAGGAGGTATTGATTTACAAATTTTAGGGATAGGTGGAAATGGGCATATAGGATTTAACGAATCAGGATCCTTGCAAAATTCTAAAACACGCTTAGTAGCCTTGGATCACATTACGAGAGTTGCTGCAAGTGGAGATTTCTCTGGCTTAAATAACACGCCCAGAACTGCAATTACTTTAGGGATTAAAAAAATAATGGAAGCCAAAAGAGTAATTCTCATGGCTTGGGGCGAAAGCAAGTCTAAAATTATCAGTGCTTCTGTTGAAGGGGAGATTACTAGTAAAGTTCCGGCGACATTTTTACAAGAACACAATAATGCAACCTTTGTTTTAGACAAAGAAGCATCTTCTAAATTAACAAGAATTAATAAGCCTTGGTTGGTGGAAAAAATCAACTGGACAGACAAATTAATTAGAAAGGCAGTATTAAATTTAGCCCTAGATTTAAAAAAGCCCATATTAATGTTAACAGATGCTGATTATATCGAGAATGGCATGAGCGATTTATTGGCAGACTCCGGACCAGCATACGATATTAACATTAGTATTTTCAATAAACTCCAGAATACCATTACAGGATGGCCAGGTGGTAAACCTAATTCAGATGATACTAAGCGCCCTGAAAGATCAGAGCCGGCAACAAAGCGGGTGCTCATATTTAGTCCGCACCCTGATGATGACATCATTAGTATGGGTGGCACGTTTAAGCGCCTAAAGGAACAAGGGCATGAGGTACATGTGGGGTATCAAACCTCTGGAAATATTGCGGTTGCTGATGACGAAGCTTTGCGTTTCGCCAATTTTGTGATCGATTACAATACTAAATTTGGTATAAAAAACGAAGAAGCAGAAATAATTTATAAAAAAGCAGTAAAGTTTCTTGAAAACAAAAAATCAAGCGAAATAGATAGTATTGAAGTTCGGCATATTAAAGGCCTAATACGAAAAGGCGAAGCACGTTCTACTTGCCGTTTTATTGGTATCCCGAATGAGAATATTCATTTTATGGAACTACCGTTTTATGAAACAGGAAGCGTAGATAAAAAACCTCTATCAGCGATTGATATAGAGATAACCATGGCATTAATTGAAAAAATTAAACCACATCAAATTTATGCCGCAGGTGATTTGGCAGATCCACACGGTACCCATAAGGTATGTTTAGATGCTATTTTTGCCGCAGTAAAACAATTAAAGCCTAAAAAATTTATGAATGATTGCTGGTTGTGGTTGTACCGAGGCGCATGGCAAGAATGGAACATCGATGAGATAGAAATGGCCATACCTATGGGGCCAGATCAAGTACTAGAGAAACGAAAGGGAATTTTTAAGCATCAATCTCAAAAAGATGGTGTTGTTTTTCAAGGATCAGATAGTAGAGAGTTTTGGCAACGCGCCGAGGACCGAAATAAAGAAACTGCAGATCTGTATGATCAGCTAGGCTTATCGCATTATGCCGCTATGGAAGCATTTGTGAGGTATCATTTTTAATAAAATTCGCTTCACTAAAAATTCAGGTACATGCTTATCGTAACTTTTTATCTATTTTTTTAGTGAAGTTAAATTTGTCAGCTGTTTAAATCGTAGACCAAATGAAGGCTTGTAGGTATTCAGCCGCATAAGGCCATATTTTTATGGGTAGTGCACTGTAATTTTAGGCAAAACTTAGCTTTAAAGGCATTTTAAACAGTCTTGTTCCTAAACATATAATGCACTATAAGAATACTCGCTGAGAGTAAAATTCCTAATACAGAAACTCCACTCCACTGAAAATGCTGCCATGCGAAAGCACCTAAGGAGGTGCCTAAGGCACCGCCAATAAAAAAGCCCACCATATAAATTGTATTGACTCTATTTCTAGCCTCAGGATTTTTTGAAAAAATAATATTTTGATTGGTGATATGCAGCACTTGTAGCCCTAAATCTACCAAAATTATTCCGATGACTAATCCAAATAAAGAATGGCTTGATACTAAAAAAATACCCCAAGAGGCTATTAATAGCAGGGTGGAAAATAGAATAATTTTATTTTTAGCAATTTTATCATTCAATTTACCGGCAACAGTGGCGGCTAGGGCCCCTACAATACCAAATAAACCAAAGAGCCCAGTGGCTCCACTCCCTAAACTAAAGTTGTCTTCCATTAAAAAAACTAATGTAGTCCAGAATGCACTTAGTCCGCCAAATGCCAAGGCACCGCGCAGGGTAGCTAAACGCAGCGAGGGTTCTGAGGTAAAATAGAACCAAAGCGATTTCATCAAACTAAGATAAGAATCCTTATAGGAGGGGTTTATTTTAGGCAATTTAAATTTTAAAATAAAAAATAAAATAAGCATTAAAACCACTGCGGCGTAATACATTAGTCGCCATCCGAACCTCTCCCCAACAAATCCACTTATCACACGACTACCTAAAATTCCAATGAGCAAACCACTCATGACGATTCCTATAGCCCGACCGCGCCCTTTTTCATCTGAAAGTTGTGCTGCCATCGGTACAAATAGCTGGGGAATAGCTGAGGTAAAACCAATAATAAAGCTACTTACACTTAAATAAAACAAAGAAGGTGACATCGCAGCAGCCAGCAGCGCTATAATCATCACCAGAAAATCGACCTGTAATATTTTCTTATTTGAAATTTTATCGCCCAAAGGAATAATAAAAAGTAAACCAAAGGCATAGCCTAATTGCGTGGTCAGCGCCACATTGCTTACTGCAGCTTCGGTTACCTTAAAGCTCTTCGCAATTAAATTTAATAAGGGTTGGTTATAGTATAGGTTGGCAACCACTAGTCCGGCAGCAATACTCATTAAATACAAGACAGAATTGGTTAGCTTTTGGGGCATAGTGTATTCAATTGATTTTAATCATCAAGTAACATAGCAAAGGCTAAGATGCGTTATGGAAGAATTAATTTACCTCAAGGATATTTTTATACCTATTGGGGTCACTTTTTATTTCGTAGAGCGCATCAAATTCGT
The sequence above is drawn from the Cellulophaga sp. Hel_I_12 genome and encodes:
- a CDS encoding MerR family transcriptional regulator, whose protein sequence is MNNVKKTFSIRDLENLSGIKAHTIRIWEKRYHLFSPERTTTNIRTYSLKSLQKLLNITLLYNNGYKISKIAELSETEIPETVKEVISKKTVKNHAINSFKMAMINFDATQFSSTYNKLLEESSFRDLFYEVFIPLLNELGILWQTDTISPSHEHFITNLIKQKIIINTEKLQRTEPVKTDKTFVLFLPDNEIHDIGLLYLNYEITLKGYKTIYLGQTIPIESLKDLMGYCSNVHFVSYFTVEPNKSKIHKYIETFNAKIGENYDFTLWILGHQTQFLKEEDLTPNIKKFNSLEKIIKELN
- a CDS encoding N(4)-(beta-N-acetylglucosaminyl)-L-asparaginase, whose product is MSNRRKFIKASLLGTVGATALSSFKNTGELLGSATTPTSNNQLKPLIISTWNHGLPANEETWKNLKNGTSTIDAIEAGMRIPEADPKIRSVGYGGFPDREGKVTLDACIMDHHSDCGAVSFLQGIKHPISVAKKVMQKTSHVMLSGEGALQFALSEGFEEENLLTDEAKKDWEKWLEASKYKPVINMENHDTISMLVLDEDGNISGGCTTSGAAWKMHGRIGDSPIIGAGLFLDNEIGAAAATGLGEAVIRTAGSAMVVELMRQGKSPYEACKEIVERIYTKHKNHKDMEYLQVGFIAINKKGEHAGYSLRSGFNYAVYDDKKGNRMEDAPFKMAWE
- the nagB gene encoding glucosamine-6-phosphate deaminase, coding for MLKSTIDKATGFEKRFENVGTVVYENSKEASKDIAQEIAALIRVKQSQKQPCILGLATGSSPRGLYAELIRLHKEEGLSFKNVISFNLDEYYPMEPDSVHSYVRFMKEQLFNHIDILPENYHIPDGTLSKEEIAEYCAHYEEKIKAVGGIDLQILGIGGNGHIGFNESGSLQNSKTRLVALDHITRVAASGDFSGLNNTPRTAITLGIKKIMEAKRVILMAWGESKSKIISASVEGEITSKVPATFLQEHNNATFVLDKEASSKLTRINKPWLVEKINWTDKLIRKAVLNLALDLKKPILMLTDADYIENGMSDLLADSGPAYDINISIFNKLQNTITGWPGGKPNSDDTKRPERSEPATKRVLIFSPHPDDDIISMGGTFKRLKEQGHEVHVGYQTSGNIAVADDEALRFANFVIDYNTKFGIKNEEAEIIYKKAVKFLENKKSSEIDSIEVRHIKGLIRKGEARSTCRFIGIPNENIHFMELPFYETGSVDKKPLSAIDIEITMALIEKIKPHQIYAAGDLADPHGTHKVCLDAIFAAVKQLKPKKFMNDCWLWLYRGAWQEWNIDEIEMAIPMGPDQVLEKRKGIFKHQSQKDGVVFQGSDSREFWQRAEDRNKETADLYDQLGLSHYAAMEAFVRYHF
- a CDS encoding MFS transporter, which produces MPQKLTNSVLYLMSIAAGLVVANLYYNQPLLNLIAKSFKVTEAAVSNVALTTQLGYAFGLLFIIPLGDKISNKKILQVDFLVMIIALLAAAMSPSLFYLSVSSFIIGFTSAIPQLFVPMAAQLSDEKGRGRAIGIVMSGLLIGILGSRVISGFVGERFGWRLMYYAAVVLMLILFFILKFKLPKINPSYKDSYLSLMKSLWFYFTSEPSLRLATLRGALAFGGLSAFWTTLVFLMEDNFSLGSGATGLFGLFGIVGALAATVAGKLNDKIAKNKIILFSTLLLIASWGIFLVSSHSLFGLVIGIILVDLGLQVLHITNQNIIFSKNPEARNRVNTIYMVGFFIGGALGTSLGAFAWQHFQWSGVSVLGILLSASILIVHYMFRNKTV
- a CDS encoding sugar MFS transporter, which produces MSNTSKVKSNLVPILIIGGMFSIFGFVTWINGALIPFMKTLNELTEAQAYLVASASYISFVVMALPASYLISKIGYKNGMSLGLLIMALGALVFIPAADARTYWLFLLAIFIQGVGMTVCQTAANPYITILGPIESGAKRMAIMGIANKVAGALGSLIFGALLLSGIDEVKEKLATVSSGEKGALLDTMADSVHTPYYVMATVLFILALLIRQAPLPHVEAEDVEDTTSGKSTKTSIFQFPHLWLGVFALFVYVGAEVIAGDTIISYGMSLGFTGEEAKYFTTYTLMAMVVTYALGALLIPNYLKQGTALKLSALLGIVFSVCILLTTGFTSVLFVAALGIANALVWPAIWPLTLDGLGKFTKTASALLIMAISGGAIIPPLYGRLVDAQKAELIAQGIETVEATTTAATSSYWILIPCYTIILFFAVWGHKIKSWKKK